A stretch of the Mesorhizobium sp. Pch-S genome encodes the following:
- a CDS encoding ABC transporter ATP-binding protein, giving the protein MVDVELSNVGKSWGAVQVIRNLDLHVRDEEFLVLLGPSGCGKTTTMRMIAGLEDATSGDIRIGGQSVVGKLARERDIAMVFQNYGLYPHMSVADNIGYPLRLRKVPGDARHERVRSAARRVHLEELLDRKPRALSGGQRQRVALARAIVRTPRLFMLDEPLSNLDAKLRVSMRAELKHLHHEMKTTTIYVTHDQIEAMTLATRVAVMHGGRIVQLDTPENIYNDPSELFVAAFIGSPPMNLLRGTMSGGIFRGVGFEVAGLPASIGGNVTMGIRPDDVALVAYPESADMVSSVFATEFVGQNILVSIKAGDDLFCAVADAGRKVSIGETVFLKLNRSRLFFFDTATEKRLRPA; this is encoded by the coding sequence TTGGTCGACGTCGAACTGTCCAATGTGGGAAAGAGCTGGGGCGCGGTGCAGGTCATCCGCAATCTCGATCTTCATGTGAGAGATGAGGAATTCCTGGTGTTGCTTGGTCCTTCCGGCTGCGGGAAGACCACCACGATGCGCATGATTGCAGGCCTTGAGGATGCGACGTCCGGCGATATACGCATCGGCGGCCAGTCGGTCGTGGGCAAGTTGGCGCGTGAGCGCGACATTGCCATGGTGTTCCAGAATTACGGGCTCTATCCACACATGAGCGTGGCCGACAACATCGGCTATCCGTTGCGGCTGCGCAAAGTTCCGGGCGATGCGAGGCACGAGCGCGTCAGGTCGGCCGCCCGCAGGGTCCATCTGGAAGAACTGCTGGACCGCAAGCCTCGCGCTCTGTCGGGTGGGCAACGCCAGCGTGTCGCGCTGGCCCGGGCGATCGTGCGCACCCCACGCCTGTTCATGCTTGATGAGCCCCTGTCCAATCTCGACGCGAAGCTGCGTGTTTCGATGCGCGCGGAGCTCAAGCATCTGCATCACGAAATGAAGACGACCACGATCTATGTCACGCATGACCAGATCGAGGCCATGACGCTGGCAACGCGCGTTGCCGTCATGCATGGCGGTCGCATCGTTCAGCTCGACACGCCGGAAAACATCTACAACGATCCTTCCGAACTGTTCGTCGCCGCATTCATCGGCTCGCCACCGATGAATCTGTTGCGCGGGACGATGTCAGGCGGGATCTTCCGTGGTGTCGGATTTGAAGTGGCAGGACTCCCGGCATCGATCGGTGGCAATGTCACGATGGGAATCCGCCCCGACGATGTCGCCCTCGTGGCGTATCCGGAGAGCGCCGACATGGTCTCCTCGGTCTTTGCAACGGAGTTCGTCGGCCAAAACATCCTGGTTTCGATCAAGGCCGGTGACGACCTCTTCTGCGCAGTGGCAGACGCAGGCCGGAAGGTGAGCATCGGCGAGACCGTTTTTCTTAAACTCAACCGCAGCCGCCTCTTTTTCTTCGACACGGCAACTGAAAAGCGGCTGCGTCCGGCCTGA
- a CDS encoding VOC family protein yields the protein MAKVTGIGGMFFRARDPKLLAEWYERHLGIDDIAKTVWRQDAGLTVFTPFAEDTDYFGRAEQQWLINFRVDDLDGMIAGLKAAGIAVETREEWDSEVGRFARIHDPEGNPIELWEPSVDAATMAEESGTP from the coding sequence ATGGCAAAGGTAACCGGTATCGGCGGCATGTTCTTCCGTGCCCGTGACCCGAAGTTGCTGGCCGAGTGGTACGAACGTCATCTCGGCATCGATGATATCGCCAAGACCGTATGGCGCCAGGATGCAGGCCTCACCGTGTTCACTCCATTCGCTGAGGATACCGACTATTTTGGCCGTGCCGAGCAGCAATGGTTGATCAACTTTCGTGTCGACGACCTGGACGGCATGATTGCCGGCCTGAAGGCGGCAGGCATCGCGGTCGAAACGCGCGAAGAGTGGGATTCGGAAGTCGGCCGCTTTGCGCGTATCCATGATCCGGAAGGCAATCCGATCGAATTGTGGGAGCCCTCGGTGGATGCCGCGACGATGGCGGAGGAATCAGGCACGCCCTGA
- a CDS encoding GMC family oxidoreductase N-terminal domain-containing protein, whose amino-acid sequence MKRYDYIIVGGGSSGCVAAWRLVEEFGASVLLLEAGGRRMSPIMHMPAGYMKYLGRDTYLDMHHMMPQPQLDGRSTIVPQARVLGGGSSVNAMVYMRGQAADYDSWAAMMGTGHDWSWADMLAHFRALENNDHLGAPAHGNAGPLNVSAPFHRCAMTDAFVAAVQNAGEIFTPDFNGGRPRGVGYMQSTIGPDRRRCSAVDAFLSRVWSNPGLELRTQIKVDRVLVEAGQAKGVEFRHNGHVERVHADCGVILAAGTYITPKLLMLSGIGAADQLRSQDIAPICDLPGVGLNLQDHCEVPVIFRSNGSYGYFGEDRGWRMIRNGLQYLLFGSGPVTSIGVEACAFVNPDDAEADATIKIYCVPTVYVDRDISDVEPCDGLTMTCCLLRPRSRGKVMLRSNKPDDMPFIDGGFLRDPHDMETIIKGLKLARSFARHSPLAGLLEDEIVPGDMVTDDELLRGHAKRMVKTNYHPVGTCRMGPDSDPFTVVDPLSMSVHGLERLYVIDCSVMPTIVSANTNAPAMAIAHKAAGLIHNAQR is encoded by the coding sequence ATGAAGCGCTATGACTATATCATCGTCGGGGGTGGTAGCTCTGGTTGCGTGGCAGCCTGGCGCCTGGTCGAAGAGTTCGGCGCCAGCGTCCTCCTCCTCGAGGCGGGCGGGCGACGCATGAGCCCGATCATGCACATGCCTGCCGGATACATGAAGTATCTGGGGCGCGACACCTATCTCGATATGCACCACATGATGCCGCAGCCGCAACTGGATGGACGAAGCACCATTGTGCCACAGGCGAGGGTGCTGGGGGGTGGTTCCTCGGTCAATGCCATGGTCTACATGCGTGGGCAGGCCGCCGACTATGACAGCTGGGCCGCCATGATGGGCACCGGTCACGACTGGTCGTGGGCCGACATGCTTGCGCACTTCAGGGCCTTGGAGAACAACGACCATCTTGGCGCTCCCGCTCACGGCAATGCCGGTCCGCTCAACGTGTCGGCGCCCTTCCATCGCTGTGCGATGACCGACGCCTTCGTGGCAGCTGTTCAGAATGCCGGAGAGATATTCACTCCTGATTTCAATGGTGGAAGGCCGCGCGGTGTCGGCTACATGCAATCGACGATCGGGCCGGATCGTCGTCGCTGCAGCGCTGTCGATGCATTCCTGTCACGGGTGTGGAGCAACCCAGGGCTGGAACTGCGTACACAAATCAAGGTGGACAGGGTCCTGGTCGAGGCCGGCCAAGCCAAGGGCGTCGAGTTTCGCCACAACGGGCACGTCGAACGTGTTCATGCCGATTGCGGTGTCATCCTTGCCGCCGGCACCTACATCACGCCAAAGCTGCTGATGCTTTCGGGGATTGGTGCCGCCGACCAGCTGCGGTCGCAGGATATTGCGCCGATTTGCGATCTGCCTGGTGTCGGGCTCAATCTGCAAGATCATTGCGAGGTGCCGGTCATCTTCAGGAGCAACGGCAGCTATGGCTATTTTGGCGAAGATCGTGGCTGGCGCATGATCCGCAACGGGCTGCAATACCTGCTGTTCGGGTCCGGTCCGGTTACGTCGATCGGCGTCGAGGCCTGCGCTTTCGTCAATCCCGACGATGCCGAAGCCGATGCAACGATCAAGATCTATTGCGTTCCAACCGTCTATGTGGATCGTGACATTTCCGACGTCGAGCCTTGCGATGGCCTGACGATGACCTGCTGCCTGCTGCGGCCACGCTCGCGTGGCAAGGTCATGCTGCGTTCGAACAAGCCAGATGACATGCCGTTCATCGATGGCGGTTTCCTGCGCGACCCGCATGACATGGAAACGATCATCAAGGGGCTGAAGCTGGCGCGTTCCTTTGCACGTCACTCGCCGCTCGCCGGCCTGCTCGAAGACGAGATCGTTCCAGGTGATATGGTCACTGACGACGAGCTTCTGCGGGGCCACGCCAAACGGATGGTCAAGACGAACTATCATCCGGTCGGCACCTGTCGGATGGGCCCTGACAGCGATCCGTTCACCGTCGTCGATCCGCTCTCCATGTCGGTGCACGGACTGGAGAGACTGTATGTGATCGACTGTTCGGTGATGCCCACGATCGTCAGCGCCAACACCAACGCGCCGGCCATGGCGATTGCTCACAAGGCCGCAGGCCTGATCCACAATGCGCAGCGCTAA
- a CDS encoding BMP family ABC transporter substrate-binding protein, whose amino-acid sequence MKRIVLGLLAATALAFPAMAEDIKPALLYDLGGKFDKSFNEAAYNGAEKFKKESGVAYVEFEVSNASQREQALRRFAEDGRSPIVMAGFSWVDSLTKVAKEYPELKFAIIDDQVDLPNVRSLKFKEQEGSYIVGLLGAMASKTKKVGFIGGMDIPLIRKFGCGYVGGAKASGATDVIYNMTGDTPAAWNDPAKGGEIAKTQMDQGADVIYAAAGGTGVGVLQAAADAGKLGIGVDSNQNGLQPGKVLTSMLKRVDVAVYSAFMDAKDGKFTGGINNLGLKEGGVDYAMDDNNKDLITADMKAAADKAKEEIIAGKIEVHDYSSDNKCPY is encoded by the coding sequence ATGAAACGTATCGTTCTCGGCCTTCTGGCCGCAACCGCGCTGGCCTTCCCGGCAATGGCCGAAGACATCAAGCCGGCGCTGCTTTATGATCTCGGCGGCAAGTTCGACAAATCCTTCAACGAGGCTGCCTACAATGGCGCCGAGAAGTTCAAGAAGGAGAGCGGCGTCGCTTATGTCGAATTCGAAGTCTCGAACGCCTCGCAGCGCGAACAGGCGCTTCGCCGCTTCGCTGAAGACGGCCGCAGCCCGATCGTCATGGCCGGTTTCTCCTGGGTCGATTCGCTGACCAAGGTGGCCAAGGAATATCCGGAGCTGAAGTTCGCCATCATCGACGATCAGGTCGACCTGCCGAACGTGCGCTCGCTGAAGTTCAAGGAGCAGGAAGGCTCCTACATCGTCGGCCTGCTCGGCGCGATGGCCTCCAAGACCAAGAAGGTCGGCTTCATCGGCGGCATGGACATTCCGCTGATCCGCAAGTTCGGCTGCGGTTATGTCGGCGGCGCCAAGGCCAGCGGCGCGACCGACGTCATCTACAATATGACCGGCGACACGCCGGCTGCCTGGAATGATCCGGCCAAGGGCGGTGAAATCGCCAAGACCCAGATGGACCAGGGCGCCGACGTGATCTACGCCGCAGCCGGTGGCACCGGTGTTGGTGTGCTGCAGGCCGCCGCGGATGCCGGCAAGCTCGGCATCGGCGTCGATTCCAACCAGAACGGCCTGCAGCCGGGCAAGGTGCTGACCTCGATGCTGAAGCGCGTCGACGTTGCCGTCTACAGCGCATTCATGGATGCTAAGGACGGCAAGTTCACCGGCGGCATCAACAATCTCGGCCTCAAGGAAGGCGGGGTCGACTATGCCATGGACGACAACAACAAGGATCTCATCACCGCCGACATGAAGGCGGCCGCCGACAAGGCCAAGGAAGAGATCATCGCCGGCAAGATCGAAGTGCACGACTATTCCAGCGATAACAAGTGCCCGTACTGA
- a CDS encoding carbohydrate ABC transporter permease, producing MRALRNSTSLARRLALWAFALWCLFPIYWLAMMSLKTEVDAMARRPKFLFAPIFDNYLKVLSDPAIWTYFANSAIVALASTALALLIGLPAAYVLARYRFRANADYGFWILTTRMTPPVAVLIPFFVMYVKLGLIGTHAGLIVAHVAINLSIVVWLMKGFFEDLPGELEEAAAIDGATYFQAFAHICLPVVLPGIAAVAILAFLFSWNEFLFALVLGGNDVRTVPLGLYAFVGYQQVRWGELSAASIVLLVPVLLFVLVFQKQLIRGLTMGAVK from the coding sequence GTGAGAGCGCTGCGAAATTCGACATCCCTGGCGCGCCGCCTGGCATTGTGGGCTTTTGCCCTCTGGTGCCTGTTTCCGATCTACTGGCTGGCGATGATGTCCCTGAAGACAGAAGTCGACGCCATGGCACGCAGGCCGAAATTCCTGTTCGCGCCGATCTTCGACAACTACCTCAAGGTTCTTTCCGATCCGGCGATCTGGACCTACTTCGCCAACAGCGCAATCGTGGCCCTCGCCTCGACGGCGCTGGCCTTGCTGATCGGCCTTCCGGCCGCTTACGTGCTGGCGCGGTACCGCTTTCGCGCCAATGCCGACTATGGCTTCTGGATCCTGACCACCCGCATGACGCCGCCGGTCGCCGTGCTGATCCCGTTCTTCGTGATGTATGTGAAACTGGGCCTCATCGGCACTCATGCCGGCCTCATCGTCGCCCACGTGGCAATCAACCTGTCCATCGTCGTCTGGCTGATGAAAGGCTTCTTCGAAGACCTCCCCGGTGAACTGGAGGAGGCCGCTGCCATCGACGGCGCAACATATTTCCAGGCCTTCGCCCATATATGCCTTCCTGTCGTTCTGCCGGGGATTGCTGCCGTGGCGATCCTGGCATTCCTGTTTTCCTGGAACGAGTTCCTTTTTGCACTGGTCCTCGGTGGAAACGATGTGCGGACCGTTCCCCTCGGTCTCTATGCGTTTGTCGGCTACCAGCAGGTGCGTTGGGGTGAACTGTCCGCCGCTTCCATCGTGTTGCTGGTGCCTGTGCTGCTGTTCGTCCTGGTCTTCCAGAAGCAGCTCATCCGTGGCCTGACCATGGGCGCCGTCAAGTGA
- a CDS encoding sugar ABC transporter permease has protein sequence MNTRTRFIVLMLAPATVLLFGLTIFPFIASVAMSLSNYSLVTPDTLAFTGLQNYVKLLQAEEFWAALRATALFTILAVAIQLALGVAIAAILHHETRAVPLLRAIYLLPMAITPVAAVFTFRMMFNPSLGVFNHLLKLAGLPPQDWLGTPAMAMTSLLIVDTWQWAPFILLIAAGGLAAMDEEPLQAARMDGATELQVFFHHTLPALVPYLGVAIVFRAIDAFKTFDIIFVLTGGGPGIATRTLNLLAYKQGVEFLSMGYAAAIAIVMLVITIVAAQLFLRRMRLFVPRAVL, from the coding sequence ATGAATACGCGAACGCGTTTCATCGTTCTCATGCTGGCGCCGGCGACAGTGCTGTTGTTCGGCCTCACCATCTTTCCCTTCATTGCGTCCGTCGCAATGAGCCTCAGCAACTATTCTCTGGTGACGCCGGACACTCTGGCGTTCACGGGGCTGCAGAACTACGTCAAACTCCTGCAGGCGGAAGAATTCTGGGCTGCGCTGCGCGCAACGGCGTTGTTCACCATCCTTGCGGTCGCAATCCAGCTCGCGCTCGGTGTGGCGATCGCCGCAATCCTGCACCATGAAACGCGAGCCGTCCCGCTCCTGCGGGCGATCTATCTCCTCCCGATGGCAATCACGCCTGTCGCAGCCGTCTTCACCTTCCGCATGATGTTCAACCCCTCGCTGGGTGTTTTCAACCACCTGTTGAAGCTCGCCGGTCTGCCACCTCAGGACTGGCTCGGCACCCCGGCAATGGCCATGACGTCGCTGCTGATCGTCGACACCTGGCAGTGGGCGCCCTTCATCCTTCTGATCGCGGCAGGTGGGCTGGCGGCAATGGACGAAGAGCCACTGCAGGCGGCGAGGATGGATGGCGCGACCGAGCTTCAGGTGTTCTTCCATCATACGCTGCCAGCGCTTGTCCCCTATTTGGGTGTCGCCATCGTCTTTCGTGCCATCGACGCGTTCAAGACCTTCGACATCATCTTCGTGCTGACGGGTGGAGGGCCGGGCATTGCGACCAGAACGCTCAACCTGCTGGCCTACAAGCAGGGCGTCGAATTTCTCTCGATGGGTTACGCAGCTGCCATCGCGATCGTCATGCTGGTCATCACCATCGTCGCCGCACAGCTCTTCCTTCGTCGCATGCGCCTCTTCGTGCCGAGGGCGGTACTGTGA
- a CDS encoding DNA-3-methyladenine glycosylase: MIPDKKAVSLEADDFPGFWDRASEQVAAELIGCEFCVDGVGGVIVETEAYSPDDPASHSFIGETPRNAVMFGPPGRIYVYRSYGLHWCLNFVCQHASAVLIRALEPVHGLDRMVERRGLSDHRLLCSGPGRLAMALGVDGSFNGMSLSDARISVSPPQCQSPIIVGTRIGISKAADKPWRFGLAGSRFLSKHFKDL; encoded by the coding sequence ATGATCCCAGACAAAAAAGCCGTCTCGCTGGAGGCTGATGATTTTCCAGGCTTCTGGGATCGCGCATCCGAGCAGGTCGCCGCCGAACTCATCGGCTGCGAGTTTTGCGTTGATGGCGTGGGCGGGGTGATCGTGGAAACCGAAGCCTATTCCCCGGATGACCCGGCCTCACATAGCTTCATTGGAGAAACACCGCGCAACGCCGTCATGTTCGGGCCTCCAGGCCGCATCTACGTCTACCGCTCCTACGGCCTGCATTGGTGCTTGAATTTCGTATGCCAACACGCAAGTGCTGTGCTGATCAGAGCGCTTGAACCTGTTCATGGCTTGGATCGGATGGTTGAGCGCCGCGGCTTGTCGGACCATCGCCTGCTTTGTTCCGGGCCTGGCCGCCTTGCGATGGCCCTGGGCGTGGACGGATCCTTCAACGGAATGTCGCTGTCGGACGCGAGGATATCCGTCTCACCGCCCCAGTGTCAAAGTCCGATCATCGTCGGGACCCGGATCGGGATTTCGAAGGCCGCCGACAAGCCATGGCGGTTTGGCCTGGCAGGCTCGCGGTTCTTGAGCAAGCACTTCAAAGATCTGTGA
- the msrA gene encoding peptide-methionine (S)-S-oxide reductase MsrA, producing MFFLSDMLNKKINLPKPEEALPGRERPIPTASKHYVSKRPLKAPYPDGLETALFGLGCFWGAERLFWQTEGVWVTAVGYAGGITPNPTYQETCTGLTGHAEVVLVVFDPKVVSYADLLKIFWEAHDPTQGMRQGNDVGTTYRSAIYTFSDAQQQAAIASRDAYQASLRAAGRDKITTEIAPAPEFYFAEEDHQQYLAKNPYGYCGLKGTGVSCAIPAAATA from the coding sequence ATGTTTTTCCTCAGTGACATGTTGAACAAGAAGATCAATCTGCCGAAACCCGAAGAGGCGTTGCCCGGCCGCGAGCGGCCGATCCCGACGGCCTCGAAACACTATGTCTCGAAGCGGCCGCTGAAGGCCCCCTATCCCGATGGGCTGGAGACGGCGCTGTTTGGCCTCGGCTGCTTCTGGGGTGCGGAACGACTGTTCTGGCAGACCGAAGGTGTGTGGGTAACGGCCGTCGGTTACGCCGGTGGCATCACGCCCAACCCGACCTATCAGGAAACCTGCACCGGACTCACCGGGCATGCCGAAGTCGTGCTGGTGGTGTTCGACCCGAAGGTCGTCTCCTACGCGGATCTGCTGAAGATATTCTGGGAGGCGCATGATCCCACCCAGGGCATGCGCCAGGGCAATGATGTCGGCACGACCTATCGTTCCGCCATCTACACGTTCTCGGATGCCCAGCAGCAGGCCGCGATCGCCTCGCGCGATGCCTATCAGGCTTCGTTGCGTGCTGCCGGCCGCGACAAGATCACGACCGAGATCGCGCCGGCGCCTGAGTTCTACTTCGCCGAGGAGGATCACCAGCAGTATCTGGCGAAGAACCCTTACGGCTATTGCGGGCTGAAGGGTACCGGGGTGAGCTGTGCCATTCCGGCTGCCGCGACGGCCTGA
- a CDS encoding DUF882 domain-containing protein: protein MRAAARASVIAAVATFALISAASIAFAEVRSLKLFFTHTGERETIIYKRDGRYDAKGLARVNRLLRDWRRNEPARMDPRLLDLVWEVYQRAGARDYINIVSAYRSPATNNMLRGRSRGSGVAKNSQHTLGKAMDFYIPGVKLSRLREIAMQLQIGGVGYYPTSGSPFVHLDVGNVRAWPRMSRQELARIFPNGRTLHLPADGRALPAYDLAMADYRQRIKAGSAIVASAAGKPKSTDDASQSRGTLLTAMLPTRKSRALEAAALQIAGGMATSEPSFADLAAIGAPIPTFRPAVADNVRPLSTAAFVPSASFIRAHETGFLRQPDAMESRLTASGPAGAQAQWAISDAALLAWAFASAKELKQMRLPAGLQNAVASLEEVGSPPEQSSRFADPREPLGEDHLWSDG from the coding sequence ATGCGCGCTGCTGCACGGGCAAGCGTGATCGCCGCGGTCGCCACATTTGCCTTGATCTCTGCCGCTTCGATAGCCTTCGCGGAGGTCCGTTCGCTCAAGCTGTTCTTCACTCATACCGGTGAACGCGAGACGATCATCTATAAACGTGATGGCAGGTACGACGCGAAAGGGCTTGCACGGGTCAATCGCCTTCTGCGCGACTGGCGTCGCAACGAGCCTGCTCGCATGGACCCGCGGCTGCTCGACCTGGTCTGGGAAGTTTATCAGCGCGCCGGAGCCAGGGACTACATCAACATCGTCTCGGCCTATCGCTCGCCGGCCACCAACAACATGCTGCGCGGCCGCTCTCGCGGCAGCGGGGTCGCAAAGAACAGCCAGCATACGCTGGGCAAGGCGATGGATTTCTATATTCCCGGCGTCAAGCTTTCGCGGCTGCGGGAGATCGCCATGCAGTTGCAGATCGGCGGCGTCGGCTACTATCCGACATCAGGATCGCCCTTCGTCCATCTCGACGTGGGGAACGTGCGCGCCTGGCCGCGCATGTCGCGCCAGGAACTCGCGCGCATTTTCCCGAATGGTCGGACACTGCATCTGCCCGCCGATGGCAGGGCGCTGCCAGCCTATGACCTGGCGATGGCGGACTACAGGCAGCGCATAAAGGCTGGGTCTGCCATAGTCGCCAGCGCCGCAGGAAAACCGAAGTCCACAGATGACGCGTCGCAGTCCAGAGGCACGCTGCTCACCGCCATGCTGCCAACCCGCAAGAGCCGCGCACTGGAGGCTGCCGCCTTGCAGATCGCCGGCGGCATGGCTACCTCGGAGCCGTCATTTGCTGACCTCGCGGCGATTGGCGCGCCCATCCCGACATTCCGGCCTGCTGTCGCCGACAATGTGCGTCCGCTGAGCACGGCTGCCTTTGTCCCTTCTGCATCATTCATTCGCGCGCATGAAACGGGCTTCCTGCGGCAACCGGACGCCATGGAGTCCCGTCTCACTGCTTCAGGCCCGGCTGGCGCGCAAGCGCAATGGGCGATTTCGGATGCCGCGCTCCTTGCCTGGGCGTTTGCGTCGGCCAAGGAACTGAAGCAGATGCGCCTTCCGGCTGGCCTGCAGAACGCTGTGGCGAGCCTCGAGGAGGTTGGCAGTCCTCCGGAACAAAGCAGTCGATTTGCCGATCCGCGAGAGCCTCTCGGCGAGGACCATCTCTGGTCGGATGGCTGA
- a CDS encoding extracellular solute-binding protein, translated as MDNIKTPTGGLHLAIDRRSFLRATSILAAGSTIMLRSGLPVHAQENSAELLKLYADAKVDWQKHKGQTIVLGGLEHPWMNAVVPLIPLFTQLTGIEVKVEKQSETEFSASMPVKLGSGSATPDVFMIWALGQAISAKWLQPLDAFRSKASLFDAAWYDEPDIFSSARSFEKWSDGASYGLAITAEAQTLFMNRSMLDSKGLSAPTSMDELLKLAVALKSDEVGGIAMRAKPTGDAAPWTLAGFVFSYGGAYVTRDGKSGLAMPESIAGLEMYGKLLREAGPVGIASYHWMECLNDFMQGAVAIGCDSSNFATDIEDKAKSTVAGNTLFGVLPAPAGKSAKPNMWHWMAGINAKSVNKDAAWLFLMWATSKPTSTLAAAAGLATPRSSAWQTSAFRDRFGAQAADAALKNLQAADGDLFKAAWFHPKAPEILDAIGIAVNEVVTGSKDAASAFGDADGKVRQALGM; from the coding sequence ATGGACAACATAAAAACACCGACGGGAGGACTGCACCTTGCGATCGACCGTCGTTCGTTCCTGCGCGCGACCTCGATACTGGCTGCGGGCAGCACAATCATGCTCCGCTCCGGGCTTCCGGTGCACGCACAGGAAAACAGTGCCGAATTGCTCAAGCTCTATGCAGACGCAAAAGTCGACTGGCAGAAACACAAGGGACAGACGATCGTTCTGGGCGGCCTGGAACACCCCTGGATGAACGCGGTCGTGCCGCTTATCCCTCTTTTCACGCAATTGACCGGCATTGAAGTAAAGGTCGAGAAGCAATCCGAAACGGAATTCTCCGCTTCCATGCCCGTGAAACTGGGCAGTGGCAGCGCCACGCCGGATGTCTTCATGATCTGGGCGCTTGGCCAGGCAATTTCGGCCAAATGGTTGCAGCCGCTCGACGCGTTCCGAAGCAAAGCATCCCTGTTCGACGCGGCCTGGTACGACGAGCCTGACATCTTCTCATCCGCCCGCAGCTTCGAAAAATGGAGCGACGGCGCATCCTATGGGCTCGCCATCACTGCCGAGGCGCAGACCTTGTTCATGAACAGATCCATGCTGGACTCGAAGGGCCTCTCCGCTCCGACATCGATGGACGAACTGCTCAAGCTCGCCGTTGCGTTGAAGAGCGACGAGGTAGGCGGCATAGCCATGCGGGCAAAGCCCACAGGCGACGCTGCCCCCTGGACGCTGGCCGGCTTCGTTTTCTCCTATGGCGGCGCCTATGTGACCAGGGACGGCAAATCCGGCCTTGCAATGCCGGAATCCATCGCCGGGCTCGAGATGTATGGCAAGCTGCTTCGTGAGGCAGGACCAGTCGGAATCGCCAGCTATCACTGGATGGAATGCCTGAACGACTTCATGCAAGGGGCGGTGGCGATCGGCTGCGATTCTTCGAACTTCGCAACCGATATCGAAGACAAGGCGAAAAGCACGGTTGCCGGAAACACGCTGTTCGGTGTCCTGCCGGCACCTGCGGGCAAGTCGGCCAAACCCAATATGTGGCACTGGATGGCTGGCATAAACGCAAAGTCCGTGAACAAGGATGCGGCGTGGCTTTTCCTGATGTGGGCGACATCCAAACCCACCTCGACCTTGGCCGCCGCTGCTGGTTTGGCGACGCCCCGCAGCTCTGCCTGGCAGACATCCGCCTTTCGTGATCGCTTCGGCGCTCAAGCCGCGGACGCCGCGCTGAAGAACCTGCAGGCTGCCGACGGCGATCTGTTCAAGGCTGCCTGGTTCCACCCGAAGGCCCCTGAAATCCTCGATGCGATTGGTATCGCGGTGAACGAGGTCGTAACCGGCAGCAAGGACGCGGCCAGCGCTTTTGGCGATGCCGATGGCAAGGTTCGCCAGGCTCTCGGGATGTGA
- a CDS encoding SlyX family protein, which produces MSEERLTTLEIHTAEQDKTIEELSGQIAEQWKTIERLQKKLDALTNRFLALEEQTAPDVPVTKPPHW; this is translated from the coding sequence ATGTCCGAAGAACGATTGACGACGCTGGAGATCCACACCGCGGAGCAAGACAAAACTATCGAGGAGCTGTCCGGCCAGATCGCTGAGCAGTGGAAGACGATTGAACGCCTGCAGAAAAAGCTCGACGCGTTGACCAACCGCTTCCTGGCTCTGGAAGAGCAGACCGCACCGGACGTCCCGGTGACCAAGCCACCGCACTGGTAA
- a CDS encoding GNAT family N-acetyltransferase gives MSIVIRMMRHSDLVPLAALRHATFFAEGGHTQEADVVALASLVEGDGFEAGLVAEIDGELAGSCLFVREEFEPLHDVSPWLAGLVVAEPYRGRGLGRMLIEAVEEHARSVRCKDLYLYTDAAEALYVRLGWIAVERMVIDGAPLVLMQRKF, from the coding sequence ATGTCCATCGTCATCCGCATGATGCGGCATTCCGATCTCGTGCCGCTGGCGGCGTTGCGCCATGCCACCTTCTTCGCCGAAGGCGGGCACACGCAGGAAGCGGATGTTGTCGCGCTGGCCAGCCTGGTCGAGGGCGACGGCTTCGAGGCCGGGCTCGTTGCCGAGATCGACGGCGAACTGGCCGGCTCGTGCCTGTTCGTGCGCGAGGAATTCGAGCCGTTGCACGATGTTTCCCCATGGCTTGCTGGATTGGTCGTCGCGGAACCCTATCGTGGGCGCGGGCTTGGCCGCATGCTGATCGAAGCTGTCGAGGAGCACGCCCGGTCGGTCCGCTGCAAAGATCTCTATCTCTATACCGATGCCGCGGAGGCGCTCTACGTCAGGCTCGGCTGGATCGCCGTCGAACGGATGGTCATCGACGGAGCACCGCTGGTGCTGATGCAACGGAAATTTTAG